The genomic window TCATTGGCACGCCATGAGCCTAGTGAGCCTAACCACAATACTAACAACGCTAACATACACTCCCCTAAACTGAACATGTGTGATCAGTTTATACAAGAAGAACATACAACAATCATCCTAAGCTATGAACATCACATACACCTAGTTTATCTCTGAGATTACAAAAAGTTTCAAGCTTCAATGGCTTGGTCATGATATCAGCAATTTGTTCCATTGTGCTGTAGTGGCTGAGCTCTACCACACCTTCTCTAGTCAGATTCCTTAAGAAATGATACATGACATCAATATGCTTACACCTTCCATGCATCACAGGGTTCTTTGAAAGCTTAATTGATGAGCTGTTATCACACTTTATTGTAGTACATTCCTGCAATTGACCAAGTTCTTCAAGAATTCTTCTTAACCAGATACCTTGGCAAGCACATGAAGCAGCTGCTACAAATTCTGCTTCTTTGATGACCATGAAATTGCACTTGAACCAAGCATATAAACGTTTCCAGATGTGGACTTTCTATCATCTAGATCACCTGCATAGTCACTATCAGACCATCCAACCAATGTCAATTTCTCATTTCTTCTGTACCAAATACCAAGCTCCATTGTTCCTTTGAGGTACCTCATTATTCTTTTGATTGCAGTCAAGTGAATCTCAATAGGCCTCTCCATGTATCTAGCAACTAAACATACAGAAAATGTCAAGTCAGGCCTAGTTGCAAGTAAGTACATCAAGCATCCTGTCATTTGTCTGTAGTTAGTAGCATCAACCAGTTTTCCATTTTCATCTCTGATTAGTTTGTTCCCAGGCACCATAGGGCTTCACACTTTGTTACATTGATCCATTTTGAATCTCAAAAGAAGTTCTTTTGCATACTTCTGTTGGCAGATGAAGATTCCTTCATTAAACTATTTTACTTCTACTCCAAGAAAGTACCTCATCTTGCCTAAGTCTGtcattgaaaattttcttttcatGGAAGTCTTGAATTCTTCAAACATAACTTCATTGCTACCAGTAAAAATCAAGTCATCCGCATACAAGCTCACAATCAATACATTCTTGTTACCATATTCCTTTATAAACAGTGTGTGTTCATGAGGGCACTTCTGAAACTTTTCTTGAGCAAAGTAAGATTCTATCTTACTGTACCATGCCCTTGGAGCTTGCTTAAGCCCATATAAGGCTTTCTTCAGCTTATACACTTTTCCCTCTTGCTTATTGTAGCCTGCTGGTTGATCAACATATACATCTTCAGCTAAATCACCATGTAAGAATGCACTTTTCACATCTAGCTGATATACATTCCAACCATGTGAGGCAGCCAATGCAAGAATAGTTCTAATTGTGTCTCATCTAGCTACAGGAGCAAATACTTCATTAAAATCAATGCCATACTGTTGAGTGTACCCTTTAGCTACCAGTCTAGCCTTATATTTTTCAACCTTGCCCTGTTCATTGTATTTGGTTTAATAAACCCATTTCACACCAATTTTCTTCATACCTTGAGGAAGATCTGTCAATTCCCAGGTTCTATTCCTTTCAATGGACTCAATTTCTTGATCCATTGCTTCTCTCCATACAGCCAACTTCACTGCTTCTTCAAAGCGGGTTGGATCTTCACTATTGCAGAATACTGCTAGATTTTGCAATTGTTCCTCCTCTTGTAATTCAGAACCAGTGACATAATCTCTCATCCAACCTGGAGGCTTTCTGGCTCTTTGCCCTACAACATTCTCAGTGTTGTCATAATCTTCTTCACTGGTAGTATCCATGTCACTGTCACTTTGAACAGCTGGTTCAGTGGTGACTTGATCTTCTGCAACTTGTTCAGCTTGTGCTGAATCTTCACCATCAGTATCTATTATCTGAATTTCTTTCTTGTCACTTGTTTCATTCCATTTCCATCCTTgctttttcatcaaaaacaaCATCTCTGCTAATGATTATCTTCTTTTGAATAGGGTCATAGAGCTTGTATGCATTTGATTCTTCACTAACTCCCAAGTGAATGCATTTGATACTTTTGGGATCTAGCTTCTTTCTATGAACATCAGGTACATGTGCATATGCTATGCAACCAAACACCTTGAAATGAGCTACTGAAGGCTTCATTTCACTCCATGCTTCTTCTAGTGTTCTATCTTTCACAGACAATGTTGGACTTCTATTAATGACATTTGTGGCCCAAACTACAGCCTCTGGCCAAAACCTTTTTGGCACATTCATCCCTGACATCATACTTCTCACCATATTTTTCAGAGTTCTATTCTTTATTTCTGAAACTCCATTTTGCTGAGGAGTATATGTTGCAGTTAGTTGTCTTTTAATTCCATGTTCACTGCAGAAATCATTGAATTGGCTTGAAGTGAACTCTCCACCTCTGTCAGTTCTAAGACATTTGATCTGATGATTGGATTCCTTCTCCACTAGTGCTTTGAATTTTCTGAATACTTCAAAAGCACTGGAATTATCTTTCAATGGATAGGTCCATGTCTTTCTACTGAAATCATCTGTGAAGGTAATGAAGTATTTGCAACCTCCATTAGAAGAGGGATTGATTGGTCCACATATATCATAGTGGATCAATTCTAACTTGTTTGAAGCTCTCCATGATGTTGTCTTAGGGATGGAATCTCTGTGATGCTTGCTAATCACACAATCAGGACACAATTCTGCTGAATCTTTCAACATAGGCATACCTTTCACCATTGTTCTCTTTGCAAGAGTCACCAAGCCTTTGGAATTAAGATGGTCATACCTGCAGTGCCATATATGTTCTATATTTTCATGTCTTACTGCAAGACATTGAGGCATGATAACTGGTGCAAGTAAAACATACATTCTATTGGCTGTCATAGGAGTTGAAATGATTAACCCTTTTTCTTCATTAAATATCTTGCAGGTGTTCTTGCTAAACACTATAGTAAGATTCTTCTATTGCAGCTGACCAATACTAAGCAAATTGTTCTTAAGGTTTGGAAGATAATACACATCACTAATCACACTTATCTTTCCTTCTAAATGCAGCTTTAGATTTCCCTTTCCCATTATAGACATAATAGAGTTATCACCAAGTTTCACTGTTTCTCTAAAATTTGGGTCGAAATCAAAGAGCCATTCTTTGTTACCTATCATGTGATTGCTACAGCTAGAGTCTAAGAACCAAACCTGATCACGTGTTTGAACTGTTGCTTCTTGTGCCATCATCAACAGTTCTTCATGTTCATTGAATTCTGCATAATTTGCACTTTCTTCCCATGATGGACACTCACTCTGATAGTGTCCCAGCTTGTGACATTTGTAACATTCAACAAATTCTTTAGAGATTGGATTGGATCTACCTCTTCCACGACCTCTAGAACCACGTCCTCTCCCTCTGGTATTGCTTGAATTGTTGTTACCCCTACCAAGATTTGAGACATTCAAAGCTTGTTCTTCATCTTTAGCTATGTGTCTTTTCATTCTTCCTTCGTGCACAAGAAGACTACTCTGTAATTCGTCAATAGTCATTGCAGTAATGTCTCTTGATTCTTCAATTGAacagataacatactcaaaccTCTGAGTCATGGATCGTGTTATCTTTTCAACCCTGGTGGCTTGAGACATTGTTTCACCTTACGCTGTCATCTTGGTAGCAATTGCAAGAGTTCTTCGAAAGTAATCATCTACTGATTCATCCTCTTGCATTAATAGAAGTTCAAATTCACGCCTCAAAGATTGCAATTGAGCACGTTTCACCCTTGTTGAACGTTGATACTTCTGACGCATAGATTCCCAAATACTCTTTGAAGTGCTTCGATCAAGAATCGTTTCAAGAATTGCTCGATCAATGGATTGAAATAGATAATTCTTGACTTTGAGATCTTTCAATTTACTTTCTTCTGCAGCACGAATCTGTTCTTGCGTTGCATCAGCAGGAGCAACTGTAACACCATGCTCAATCAAACTCCAAAATTCTTTCGATCGCAGCAAATTTTCCATGAGTTCAGCCCAATGATCATAGAATCTTCGAATTTAGGAATAGATTGATGGAATGGTGTAGTGGAATCCGCCATTGATGAAGCTTGGTGAAGCTTTTCTTGGtgaagaaagagaagagaaagaaacgGTTACACCGTTGTAACtaactttttgtgtttttgcaAAACTGGATCTTTAGGTCTCTTGATACCAATTGTTGGTTCCAAATGGTAGTCTCTAGTTTATTCATCACTTAGCAAGTCCTTATATAGGAGTACAAGTCACATATAGGTGCTTACAagtaaacacacacacacaagtaCTTAACTTGCTAGCCAAGTTACTGCAGGCCTAAGCCAGCTCTTGCCTTGCGCGCACCAGGCCATGCTCATTGGCACGCCATGAGCCTAGTGAGCCTAACCACAATACTAACAACACTAACACTAtgtaatataaactttcaatccaacagtagaATTTGTATTCGTCATAGGGTTATTGACAAGTGGTGCAACATGCACCACTTGATCAACTTGTTCGTATAACCAAAAAAGCCAAAAAGGTATAGTACTAGGATTCATCATCTTTCCTTTACAAAATAATATACTGCACTGTATTTTGTGACCGCATTCATGTTTATTAACATAAGACAAAAAGGAATTAATATAGATTGTTAAGGGTGCTCTATCGGCGGAAAGTGGACATTTTGTATCTaaacaacaaaagaagaaagataaACGCTTAACAAGAAGTGCTAGTCATATGTATCACACCCGCTCTAAGGGTTTACCTCTTCccttgtatattttttatttttatttttgtgttattATTATATGAGATATGAGATGAGATGAAATATAGACATAAGATTAGAATGAATAGGGGTGTCAATATAACTTAGATGTTTACTTCATTACGCCACGTATAAATGCTCTTtgcttataaaacaaaaaatcaatctcgaataatataagttaattaaattaatgtATGGATCTGCTTCCCTTTTCTTTGATATTCATGTATCTAATCTAATGAGCtgcatatcatatatatatatatatatatatatatatatatatatatatgtgtgtgcgCGCGCATCCATTGAACTAACTATATGAATGATGATGGCTTAATTCAAAATGCGCAAGCAGATGGGACAGTAAGATTATTGAAATGCCTGTAGACCCAAATAGCTAGCTAGACGTCCCTAAACAAGTGGagcaatatttatttatttatttaacataCATTTCATTATTGCTCAACGCACACGTGTACTTTTCTCTATGaactttgttaattaattaagatagggtcatgctaactagtgctcttggggcactagttaaggatacaaaaaaaacaacttttgcATGGATATATATACCGTTGGAtcctgatgtaggaggatttcttcagtattttattattttagttagatttagttttattatattttaggtagatttcttatttttatatttcacctagattagttatttttatattttaggtagatttgttatttttatttagctaggtttgttatttttatttttacaatcttttagaagatttgttatttttatttttcactactatttaaggtgaactattgtagccttgaaggcaactttttcattcaataaaattatagagaattttctcaaatttggtggactccaaattactctttcggtggactccgaaaccctattttgacaagtttgtgtttgcggcttgtctttatccattaggtttagcgttttgctaacctagcgcttccgttctgcgtcagttggtatcagagcaggtttctcctgttcttttctaacgtgatcagatgggagatcaACCGGTGACGAAAACAGAGTTTGATGGTGCCATAGCGGGTTTAACCGGGGCCATCACCGCTCTGACAACACAGATGACGACGTTATCCAACAACGTTAACAACAACAGAATCAATCCGAATAGGGGAGGAGAACGAATTCCGGTTATTAGGGTTCGTAATAACAACCAAACTATTGTTACCTACATAAAATCAGAACATACGCGTGGTGAATCTGATTTGGAATACTATGAGCGTAGATACTACAAAAGGTTGAAGGATGATTACTACACGTTTAAAATCTCTGATTCGACATATCGTTGTCCGTTTTGTTGCAACAAAGATTACTCCTTGTCCGACCTTTTGAGACATGCTTACAGAATGTCAGGTAACTTGCGTAAGacgattaaagatattgctaaacaTTCTGTTTTGATAACGTATATTAATTGGTATGTTAAGGTTAAATTCGATGAAGCATGGAGCCTCATCAATaattccaacaacaacaatcatgCCAACAATTTTCAACTACGTCACATAGCTAATGAAACCCTAGATGATAACCAACCATCTCATCCCGAGAAACTTGACGATTCTGCTGATAAATCCAAACCGAAAGAAACTGAAGTAGTTGTTGAACCAGATGTTTCAGTTGAAGGTGAAGAAtccaaagatgaaaataaagagGCCGATGAAGTCGAGCAAGTTCACGATGTTATTAGAGATTCCCAACACGATGAAGTCGTGGATTTTGAAATCGATAACACCAAATCAGCTATGGTTTCAAACGTCATCAATCCCAATGTGCAATCTGCTCCTTTAATCTGTGTCCAAACAGAGGCGACGCCAGTCACAGATTGCATAGTACCAGCGTCTAAATATCACAATGAATCAATGGTTGCGTTTGAAAGGATCATGGATGCAGCAACCGAGACTCAAATAAGTGAGAATGAGCCACTTGAAGTTGATACTTGGAGTTCTCAAACTTCCCTCATTCAGCACCATTATTATTACCTAGTTAGTGAACTTGATGTTAGTGACACTAACTCATACATGTTAACTAAGGTGGGTCAAACATCCTTCTGTGATAAATTTCCAACTTTGTATGCCATCTTTGAGGAATGGGACCCCGGTGGTAATTTGGATGTGTTGGCACAAGACGGGTCCTCTCACTTCACtcaatgggatccaggagggtggtctcttgttcattgGAGGAATCAACTTGCAAGGGAAGCTCCttatcaagatgagaactcggggtcgagttcttttgaggtagaggagactgatgtaggaggatttcttcagtattttattattttagttagatttagttttattatattttaggtagatttcttatttttatatttcacctagattagttatttttatattttaggtagatttgttatttttatttagctaggtttgttatttttatttttacaatcttttagaagatttgttatttttatttttcactactatttaaggtgaactattgtagccttgaaggcaactttttcattcaataaaattatagagaattttctcaaatttggtggactccaaattactctttcggtggactccgaaaccctattttgacaagtttgtgtttgcggcttgtctttatccattaggtttagcgttttgctaacctagcgcttccgtactgcgtcagatCCTAAAGTATATGAACAATTAAAAATGACTATAATAATTAAGTAATTccatttaactaattataaTTAACAAGAAGAGGACCAACTAGTAGAAGACAAGACCAACTTCACTAGATTCTCAGGCTactattatttatcattttaaattttttatacaaaataacaAACGACACAAACGTCAAAATCGAAAAAGTTATGCGATACAAACACAATATACTCAGCACCTGGTTGCAACTTGCAATTGATCTTTGCTCTGTTTTGGTTTGGACACGTTCATTGTACACATGTTGTTTTAAGCAATTCAATTAGCAACATATGATATAAATTATAcatgattataattattaattacatGATAACTTTGATCTATCCTTAAAAACTCCCAATCATAAGGTCCGTTATAGCCGCCGCATAAAACATGTTGGAAATTTACAAAAGAATATCATTTAAAACTATAAAGCCATTCGAGTGAAGCCTTTTACTGTTTTATGTgtgttagagagagagaaacttgaaatttagaaaaataggaaatttaaatattaattaatatatattgtcaaaaacaaactattaattaatatattgtgAAAAGTTCGGTTAATAGCACTCTTAATTATTGATAATATACATTTTAGTTTGACATTATAGGTAAAttagcaggacacccgtgcaTCCGCACAGGAGTCGCGGCTTTGCCGCTCATCATTTGGTGAcatgaaatattaatttattggGAAATagattaaaagataaaagaaaatagaaattatataatatttggtaaaaaaaaatagaaaaagaacaatggtaaaaccaaCCATCACCAAAAAAACCTTAGGTATCcctatattaaatatatgagtataattGTCCCctaaaaagtattaaaaaatatatgaccttattaatatgttagtgaaaatacatgtctcacaaaaatcatcaaaataattaggtcaccgtattaaatatgagtataacacATAGGTCCCGTAGATATTACACAAAAGATTAGGTCATTTTATtgatatatgagtataaatataggtctcacaaaaaatagtaggAAAATGACAACtatattaat from Trifolium pratense cultivar HEN17-A07 linkage group LG1, ARS_RC_1.1, whole genome shotgun sequence includes these protein-coding regions:
- the LOC123890305 gene encoding secreted RxLR effector protein 161-like, producing MVPGNKLIRDENGKLVDATNYRQMTGCLMYLLATRPDLTFSVCLVARYMERPIEIHLTAIKRIMRYLKGTMELGIWYRRNEKLTLVGWSDSDYAGDLDDRKSTSGNVYMLGSSAISWSSKKQNL